Within Populus trichocarpa isolate Nisqually-1 chromosome 6, P.trichocarpa_v4.1, whole genome shotgun sequence, the genomic segment GTAGGCATAAAAGGCCACCAACTAAGggctgtttatttttaaaacatgccaAAAGTAACCAGAAAGTTTAGTAACATTTCccttatctatttttaaaagtCAAATTCAAAACCAGAAACAGAAAgcttgttgggttttttttttccaaagacGTGAAAAACCAACAGTCCATTGTCGAAATACCTCGAAACAAAAGTGGTTGACAAAAATTATAACAATGAATTCATAAGCTTGATTGTATTCAAAACCAATCAAGTTTTCTGTTTCCAGAAACTGCGAAGGATATCAAACCCCTTAACTTTTTGACAAAGGCAACCCCATCCTATGAAAAATAACCAGTATTGAATGTAGAAACTAGACTGCAGAGACAATCAGCAAGTAGGAACAGGATCACTACACTAACAGGAAAAAATGTTTCTGCTTTTAGTTCAAGGATCAAACTTGAAATTTCATATtccattaaaaatcataaagttgCTCTTTGCTTTTAACAATGTAAATAGAACAAGAAAATCCCTAGTATCTAAAGATACAATCTATGATGGTAACTGCAAGTAATCATAGAAACCATATCCTGTGCATTTGTAAGGCTCGGCAACTTATACCACTGGATTTGAATTATGGTTGAAACAGAAACACTATGTAATATATTAATTACGAGGGCAATAAATCCAATCCTGGTCAGTTCCAACAACCAGGCCCAAATACTACCTAGAGACTGCATCAGCATTGAAGTCAGAATGAGCATTGTAGTAGTATTGCAGAGGTTCTGTAGCGTACCTTGGGCCAGTCTTCAGAGCTAAAATGTCTTTACATTTCTTTTCAAGACTTCAGCTTGTTATCTCCATTTTGTGGGAGGCtaggaatttttttaagatcactGCTAGAGGTGGCAACTATAGAAGTAACCATCTGGGGTGGTTTGGCAGTTGCTGGAACTTTAACAACCCCATTGCTAAAGGGTCCCTGTTGACTCCCTGTTCGAGTTCTGGTATTTGCTAAACCTGTGCTGGGTGGACCTTTTTCATTCCCCAGCTCAGTTCTGGCTAATGATGAACACTTCGTTTCTGTTGAAATTTCACAATATTTGAAgcaattaaaagatataattcaCTAATTATAAGAACATAGATCACAACTATGAATCTGAAATTCATGGCACCTTACAATGGTGCAGCTAAAGACAACCCTTGTAATCAGAAAGCCCAAACCATCACAATTGACTAACGGAAAAGGTAAGTTACATAACATGTGGCATATGTAATTACAAGCTGATTGCAGTTAATTGCACATCCACAGGAGTACACCCTAAAGGCAAGTTACATAACTAGTAGCATATGTAATCACAGTGGCTGATTGTAGTTAATTGCACATCCACAGGAGTACACCCTAAAGGTTTGACCTTCCAACTCCAACTATGGAGGTCCTGAGTTCAAAACTTCAAAGCCAATGGAGAACATGTGTGTGGTTTAAGGGGTGGAAGAGGGCTATCCCATTGTAACCCTAGGCCCAATGCGCCTCCTAATGTAAGAAACAAATTCTAGTAAATGCAACTTTCTGATTGCAAAGAGGCTATTTGTCTTTTGTACACTACGAGAAAACAACTATCTGTAACTTCCATTAAGGTgacatattttcaaatttaacaaagtaacaataagaattaaaaagcaATGTTTATTTTGGATAAATGTTTGATAAAATAGACAACTTAGCAATATGTATTAGGACATACTAGTTTCTTGTCATTAAACGTGAGtatatcatctaaaaatactagACCTGGCATTTCCCTTTTCTAGAACCATTAGTGTGTAAAAATTTGGCAAAAGGAGAGAAACTTGCCTTTTATTTCCCCGAATGTGATGAGCCTATTAAGGCAATCTCGAAACTTCATTAAAACAATTCTTTCTTGCTCTGCATGAGCCTCTGTCATGCCTTGTCCACAAGGCAGTTGTGAAGAACTGTCGCAGCCATGGCCCATCAACCCATTGGGGGAAGCAGCAGCCATAAAGATCGTATCTTGTTCATCGCACATCAATGCCATAGTCCCAGGAGACATTGGCCTTCCTTTTGGCATATCAACACCATCTAAGCTGGAATCGTCAAGGCCTCCTTCATGGTTTGCACTCGAACAATCATTAGAAACAATTTTATCAGCATCAATTTCCTTCTGGCTCTGCAACCTTTCTTGGGTAGATGAAGCAAGAAAAGTGTCTCTTTGATCTTCTACTCGCtttttcattgaatttcttTGGTCTGGACATACAAGAATTTCAAAGGAAAACCCAATCATTAGATATTGGTTGCAGTACTCGCATTTCTTGTTTCATAACATGTCAACATTCTCAAGGAACACCCATTTGTCAGACCAGCTATAGCTCTGTACAATTCagtgtttatttttcaagaatagAATAAGGCTACAGAGTATTTACAATGGACAAGTAGTTGCACTTTTTAGTATATCTAATTAGTTAGGAGTGCTTGGTTTACCATAAAAATTTTGCAAATAGTAACAAATATGAAGCTGACTGCTTCTCACATGGTGGAGGAAATGTGATAAACTACATCAAGTCCCAGCCCCTCCTGTAGCAAACCAACTTTTTGAAAATCTCAGACATAGAGGTTTAAACATCACAAGCTAACCCTGGGAACATAGCTCAAAAAGAAGAGCAGTAGCAAACCAAACTGGACACAGATAATCTAGTcagttttttgaaaatacacaTTCAGAAGAAAGTTGCCGGCTTGAAAAGAGCAGAATATTAAGGACAGGGAAAAGAACATATAAAAAAGTGCAGACATGCATGGCCACAAGCATCTCATAAAACTTTTGGAGACCAAGAAGGGATGCAGCATGGGAACAGAACACTTGTTATATGGAGTATCGAGTGGAAAGCAGACATGGAAGATATCTTCTGTTGCAGGTGAATAATGGAGCAACCTGTATGAGAATTGGAGGGGGGGGTTTGGGGGGTTGACAGCTTTAAATGATCTGGGAAATTCTATCGCTGACTTGTTAGAGAAGGCTCAGAAAGCTGAATGCGTGCAGCTCAGCCAAACTAAGGGATACACTTGTTAGAATAAGTCAGCAGTTGGAAAATATAATCAAGAGTTCTAATAAATAAAGCATGGAAAACAAATTTGAGCTATTCTGATACTCAAATCAAAGGAACATCATGCAAATGAACAAATGCAATATAAAGCATAAAAGAACATGTTGTCCTTGAACATTCTGAACCAGTGGCTTGAATATGTTGAAGCTGTGAGTGGTAGCTTGCTTAACAGGGGATCAGCTAGTTCTACTGTGACTGCTTCTGCAATTAGGAGCTGGTGTGTTCCTGCTCAAGGTTTTTTCATTTGTAAGGTGAATGCCTCTTGGAATAATCAGTCACCCAGTGGTGGTTCGGGAATGGTTTTGCTTGATAGTCAAGGCTCTTTTGTAGCTGTGGACCTATTTTCTGCAAGTGTGTTTCTAATCCAAAGATTATGGAGGCTTTAGCTATTAAGGAAGCTCTTTCCTGGTTAATAGAAAAGGGTTGGCATAATATGGTAATTGAGTGCAATTGTTTGGATCTCATAAAGGAAATTAATCACGACGGACCAGTCTCATGGGATATAGAGCTCATAGTTTTTTGCATCTTACATCTCAGGCAGCTGGTTGGTGTTTCTGGGTGCTACTATGATTATAGAACTGGAAATAAAGCAGCTGACATCATTGCTAAGCTAGTGATTCGAGATACAAATGTTAGGGAAATTTTCAATAATCCTCTTCCAAGTAATTATACTGTCCTTTTGGAGGATTTGCAGTGCCTTTGTATATTTGTTGTAccagttaatttttcaagaaatgaaaattctatcattgtttttttataaagaaaaaaaacattctgaacgagtaaaaacaatttaacatatATGAGCATTGTTACACCTGAAAGCGTCTTGGCAGCTTCTCCTGACAGAACCACTAAAACTGAGCAAAGTTCTTTTAAGTCCTGTGATTGGATAATGTCTGCCAAGAGAGACCTGCAATCATGACATGAAAGTTAGTTTTGTGAACATGAATATTGGTAATGTTTTCATGAAGACAAACAGCCACTATACCTGTATGTGATTTTTGATGAGCCCAATGTTGTAGTGTTACCAGCTCGAGCAACAGGATTAGAAGGCAATGGAGAGGAGGGTGCAGCAGGCCTGATGTGGCTAGCCTGTGAATGCAAAAAACACACAGTAACACTGTCATGTGCTATAGACCAGTACCCAAATATGATTATTCAGTACGAAATCAAAGGATCCAACAAATAGCAATAAGGATgtaatttgcaaacttgaacTGCAACTCAGGGACAGAAGAAGCTAGTTTTATGATTATgtctatcttcttcttcccgGTTCGTCTCTATAAACTAATAGCTTATTCTATGCATCAAATTGTAAACTGCTTAGATTAGGTAACTCTTACAAAATCATCATTGCATATAAAAAATTCTCTTCGATACAGAATTAACCAAATATGCTATGAGGACATTTACCTGTTGAAAATGTCCAAGCCTGTGAAATGACGGATCCTTGACTGTCTGCCCAAAGAAAAGCTCCTGACCTTTTCTCTTCCTAGATACAGGCAGGGAAGCATAGCCAGAAGATCCAATAGCCCCAGTTATTGCAGCATTTGCAGCCTGTTGAATATATGCCATGTTGTTGCCATGGTCACCATGAAAGAGAGCCTGTCTCTCTTCGCTTCCTTCAAAATTCTTGCAGTCCATGCATTTACAATTTTCAGAACAAAGAATGTTTGCTTGGAAACATTCACAGTACTTTTTGAGACATCCAGATTTCTTGCAGTGACATCCCTTATTGTGCTTTACAAACACCAATCCTTCCCCAGTCTCTTCCTGCAATTGTTTCCAACCATTTCATATGATGGCCAACAACACCAGAAAAAAGTTggatctcataaaaaataaaaaataaataaaaacacctcCAATGAATTCTAAACGAAGGTACTTCatttaaattcaacaataacaagcAATGAGTTTTTACCTATGCATCTATCATAATGGTGTTCTGCAATTTTCTTAATGAATAAATTCCACATAAATGAAACAAACTCCACATTAAAAAGTTCAGCACATGAGGATTTATTTCAGTGAAAAATTCATAGGGAAAAGGTTTGATATCTACTGAATATTTTGATAGATGAAGTTCtattaataatgaaaatgagcagaataacaaaataaagataAGTCATCCATCAATGAAAGGATGGAAAACAAAGAGAACTAGAGTATAAGAACCCCCCGACAATGAACCCTCGAATATGATTCCACTGTCTGGGACAAAATTATTTGGCAATTTCATACTGAAAATGGCATTCAAGAcaaaaaggaaataataaaaggattgtcaattttttttattgttgcaaATTATGTCGCATCTCAAGTAGTGCAACACTTTCATGCACAAAGCAAAAGGTAAAAAGACAACCACCACTCAAAACCTTcacaatcaaagataaaatGTAACTATAGCTTCAGATACAAAATATCTCATTTAAATTACatcaaaaaatggaaaagagatACAGAGGGGTATCCTGGCTCCTGTTCCAACAAGAAATGAGGAAAAGCAAAGACAAAGGAATGGCTATATATGATAAAGGCTCCCATTTGAAGtaaatatttggttaataaaCTTCATAAAAGCATTCAGCTGAAAAGTAGTCTATGTAGGTTTAACCAACGTACCCGACTATCCCGTGTTCCATGTGGGCTGCTTGCAATTTTTGGCCTGAATGCATTTGGATTACGCTCTAAAGTTGCTTCGACAGCTTCTCGCCTGGCAGCCTCATTTTCAACATTGTTATAACAATTAACGCAATTGCACCCATCACAGTATGTTCCAGAGGCAAAGCACTCACAATAACTGCTCaggacatgaaaaaattatatatcagtAAATATCTTGTGCCAGTCAGTGCAGTACAAGAATTGACATAATATTGTTACCAGAAAACCAGGAAAGTTAGCAAACCCGAAATCCATTAAACAGAAATTGCTAGGGTATCATGTGACTGAAGCACAGAAAGCAGGCcccataatttaaaaatgattcaaGCAAGCTGCCTGGGTGTTGTTCTAGGCAATATTTCTACATTTATGAAAATCATTTCACGCATAAAGCATGAGATGAGTAGTACCAGGCCTCCAGTGTTGCACGTAAACGTGTACTTTCTGGATATAAGAATGGAAAACGAGTtcaaaattgtttctttttctgttgAAATAAGACTCTATAACAAGTTGACACCTGTAACTCCATTTTTCAAATTCTTAAATAGAAAAGCAAGCCAGCAGTAAATCCCACGACCAAATTAAGTAGTACCAagatatatttgatttaaatttcatCGGAAAAGAAAACAGCAATACATTGACTCTAAAGCAGAACAGAATATCATCCCATGGAAGAAACATTACTAAGATGATGATGTACTTACAGCTTTAAGCACCGAGAGTGTTTACAGTTGCACTGTTTTTGCTTCTTCGGAGTGCCATCTTTCAATTCAGCATTCAGTCTTGGTCTTGATTTTGGTGATTCTGGTTTCCTGGAtataaggagaaaaaagaaaagaaaagagcagTCTTAGACTCTTAGGAAAGAAATAATGgatgaaagaatgaaagaaagtcATAATGGAAAACGAATTGTGTGTCTTGACCAATGGTAGCAAAGTAACTGTGTGTCTGTCTCTACCAAAACTTCTCTCAACTTCATTTTCAGAGCATTTATTCACTAAAGGCATCTAATTTGAAAAGGTATGGACCTGTATACACAGAAATATCTTCACcgatagaaaaaagaaaataaatgcaataGCAAGGAATCACATTTACAAGAATGTTTCATTTCTTTCACTACTCAATGGGGGGGAATAGAATTCCTTTCTTATAATCTAATTCGAAGATGACCTCAACAAAACATCAGGCCCATTATCCCTGGATCAAAGAAAACTAAGCAAACtctctttggaaaaaaaaaattaaaaactgcacctctgcaaaaaataaaaaggaaatttagAATTAATGGGAGAAAGAGCAGTGAAGAACAGTGACAAGAACCCTCAAAAATTCGCAAAGATGACAACTTTGCAACTCCGAAATCAAAACTTTCAAACAAAAACTCCAATCAAGCCCACAAAATGGTAAATTTCCCATTTGTTTGACATCAATTCTTCCAAATGAAAACTTGCAAGATTCAGTAATTTACCCAGTAAAATCCACATATACAATCTCACAaggcagtttttttttcttttcaaaaatatcaaactttAACTCACACGGCCCTCGCTGCTGGCTGCTGCTGCGTCTGCTGTTGCGGTGCCACTGGAATCGAAACCACCTGTGGTTGCGGTTGTGGGTGAGGCTGCGGCTGCGGCTGGCACTGCGCGGACGCCGGGGTAACCACCACAGGCGATGGTTGCAATTCAGGAAGGACACCCTGTGTGAAATCTAGCTGTCTGGCTAGCTTTTTGGCCGGAAAATCTGCAGTCTCCGATTGCTGCAGCTTTTTTGGAGGGAATTCGCTTCCCTCACTTTCCCCCatctattttcaaaataatctcCAAATCACCCCTGTCCAGATTCtttataagtaaataaatataataatgagTTTCCCTCTCAATAATTACACAGACTCGTCCCCAATTCTCAAACCTTCAGATCCAGAAAATGAACATAAATCATCCAAAACACACAATTACTCATCAAATGAGCGATTAATGAGCTCAAACAAAAAtcgaacaaataaaaaaaatatttacaaacaaCTTTGATCCAGAAAAcgaagagagatagagagaaaagGACTGTAGGGTAGCAAAAGGGGGGCTTTTCGGCTTTggctttggttttggttttggttttggtttgcttGGTGTTCTTCTCCCTTGGTGTGTGTCTCCCCCCCTCTCTCAAgtgattttgaaattcaatttttcttcttgtattGAATGGTTGGATTTCAGTTTTATTTCTAATCTGACGCTTTTCCTTCAATTCAATGATCTGACGGTCGCATTTCATAGAAAGAGAATCAGGTTACATAGTTTCGCCGTTTGAttaatttaagatataaaaatttcCATGGTGTGGGAGTCGAGTTGTGTAATAGGATAGCTAGTGTACGCTACAGTGCAGGACGTGAAGAATTTgtaatccacgtgaagacaaGATGAGTTGGCAATGTGTGATTGGATGGTTGGGTTATGAGAGGAAGGGTGAAAAAAAGAGGAGGGGATTTTTTAATGGGTGAAatgtgtaaaataaaataaaataaaattggcgCTAAAGAGGTTGTCGTTGACACTTACTTTTTCTCGAGGTGGAGGTTAGGTTAAGTTTGTTTTACGATGTTTTCATTTGGTGACACATTTACTAAAAGTAATGGtgtactttcttttttatttggcaCTAATGGACGGACAAGATTTGTTTTAGATACGGAGGAATAACAACAACGTACGAAAAAATTGTCTGATGCTTTCTCTGCTATCAGCAAAATTGAAAGGAATTTCGTTaacaaattagaaatataaaaacttccccagcattcttcttttttcttaagacTAGTTTAAGTTGGTTGGATTAAAATTCTTTTcaccttataaaaaatagtttatgcaaataaaaaattatttagcattgatattaaactttgtcaagcgGGTCAACTTTGAAACCTACCAATCCATCTTCTCATCTAGCacggatttaaaattaaatcgtgtggaAATTATCCTGACATGACTTGGTCAACTTGACATGTCAAAAACAACTCTGATGAATGGGAAAAAATATGGTGTggctttaaaaagaaattcaagatgacactttttttaataatatatttgaacgAGCCGAGCTTCTTGAGACCTATCAAACTCGTAACATGGATTATAAACTCcattgtgtttaataatttaaaaaa encodes:
- the LOC18100418 gene encoding protein tesmin/TSO1-like CXC 5 is translated as MGESEGSEFPPKKLQQSETADFPAKKLARQLDFTQGVLPELQPSPVVVTPASAQCQPQPQPHPQPQPQVVSIPVAPQQQTQQQPAARAVKPESPKSRPRLNAELKDGTPKKQKQCNCKHSRCLKLYCECFASGTYCDGCNCVNCYNNVENEAARREAVEATLERNPNAFRPKIASSPHGTRDSREETGEGLVFVKHNKGCHCKKSGCLKKYCECFQANILCSENCKCMDCKNFEGSEERQALFHGDHGNNMAYIQQAANAAITGAIGSSGYASLPVSRKRKGQELFFGQTVKDPSFHRLGHFQQASHIRPAAPSSPLPSNPVARAGNTTTLGSSKITYRSLLADIIQSQDLKELCSVLVVLSGEAAKTLSDQRNSMKKRVEDQRDTFLASSTQERLQSQKEIDADKIVSNDCSSANHEGGLDDSSLDGVDMPKGRPMSPGTMALMCDEQDTIFMAAASPNGLMGHGCDSSSQLPCGQGMTEAHAEQERIVLMKFRDCLNRLITFGEIKETKCSSLARTELGNEKGPPSTGLANTRTRTGSQQGPFSNGVVKVPATAKPPQMVTSIVATSSSDLKKIPSLPQNGDNKLKS